A single region of the Gephyromycinifex aptenodytis genome encodes:
- the menE gene encoding o-succinylbenzoate--CoA ligase produces MRSSSVHTWPDPSLSWAQALDSWPVVQAALSGQGPAVCPQAHLLPDCELADDAALLIGTSGSTGTPKFAQLSAAALQFSVEAVHAHLGGPGQWLLCVPPSHITGFQVILRSHAAGHPPVALAPGPFTPQSFAEGVARLDARAPYRYTTLVPTQLVRLLADEQACMAARSLDAVLIGGAPLSRAAAEQARSLGLRLCIGYGTSETAGGCVYDGKPIPGASARIDKEGRVSLGGPMVASGYAGRPDLQAGFTQDGAGTRWFRTDDLGEIDAGGRLRLHGRADDIINTGGLKVAPRAVEEAITDACPQVSDALVVGLPDRQWGQVVAAALVLAPGADTVTCAHLREVLDLPRHALPRLVQIVAAIPTTGPGKPDRAATVTLLSAAR; encoded by the coding sequence GTGAGATCGAGCAGCGTGCACACCTGGCCGGACCCGTCGCTGAGTTGGGCGCAGGCGCTCGACTCGTGGCCGGTGGTGCAGGCAGCCCTGTCCGGGCAGGGCCCGGCGGTGTGTCCGCAGGCCCATCTGCTGCCCGACTGCGAGCTCGCCGATGATGCGGCCCTGCTCATCGGCACCTCCGGATCGACCGGCACCCCCAAGTTCGCCCAGTTGAGCGCGGCCGCGTTGCAGTTCTCGGTCGAGGCCGTACATGCCCACCTGGGAGGTCCGGGACAGTGGCTGCTGTGCGTACCGCCGTCACACATCACCGGGTTTCAGGTGATCCTGCGCTCGCACGCCGCAGGCCACCCTCCGGTCGCACTCGCACCGGGTCCGTTCACCCCGCAGTCCTTCGCGGAAGGCGTTGCGCGCCTGGACGCCCGCGCGCCCTACCGCTACACCACCCTGGTACCGACGCAACTGGTGCGGCTCCTGGCCGACGAGCAGGCGTGTATGGCTGCGCGCTCGTTGGACGCTGTCCTCATCGGCGGGGCGCCGTTGTCGCGGGCCGCAGCTGAGCAGGCCCGTTCGCTAGGCCTACGACTGTGTATCGGGTACGGCACGAGTGAGACCGCAGGCGGTTGCGTGTACGACGGCAAGCCCATCCCCGGCGCGAGCGCGCGTATCGACAAGGAGGGCAGGGTGTCGCTGGGCGGGCCGATGGTCGCCTCCGGGTACGCCGGACGCCCCGACCTGCAGGCTGGGTTCACTCAGGACGGGGCTGGGACGCGGTGGTTCCGCACCGATGACCTCGGTGAGATCGACGCAGGGGGCAGGTTGAGGCTGCATGGCCGCGCCGACGACATCATCAACACCGGCGGCTTGAAGGTCGCGCCCCGGGCCGTCGAAGAAGCGATCACCGACGCCTGCCCGCAGGTCAGCGATGCTCTCGTGGTGGGGCTGCCGGACCGGCAGTGGGGGCAGGTCGTTGCTGCGGCACTCGTGCTGGCCCCCGGCGCGGACACGGTCACCTGCGCGCACCTGCGCGAGGTGCTTGACCTGCCACGGCATGCGCTGCCTCGCCTCGTACAGATTGTGGCGGCGATCCCGACGACCGGGCCCGGTAAGCCCGATCGCGCCGCGACGGTGACGTTGCTCAGCGCCGCCCGGTAG
- the bioD gene encoding ATP-dependent dethiobiotin synthetase BioD — MVEAQIVLVAGTNTDIGKTVAAAALVAIARQRLALAYVKPAQTGLQPDQTGSDADEVRRLVGPVETHEFLRLPDPLAPAAAARVAGVSIPDVAEHARDVAQLARRGDLDLLIVEGAGGLLVRLDESGGTQADLAAALIEQGLKVTFVVVADPVLGTLNLCALTQEALDARGLPCAGYVFGSWPQDPPLVCEQNVIDLPQVTGKPLLGRIPAGAGQLRREEFVAAAPSWLTDPFHSRSEPGSPMR, encoded by the coding sequence GTGGTTGAGGCTCAGATCGTGCTCGTAGCCGGGACGAACACCGACATCGGCAAAACGGTCGCGGCGGCCGCGCTTGTCGCCATCGCCCGGCAACGGCTGGCCCTCGCTTACGTCAAACCCGCGCAGACCGGCTTGCAACCGGACCAAACCGGCAGCGACGCCGACGAGGTGCGCCGATTGGTGGGGCCGGTGGAGACCCACGAGTTCCTCCGGTTGCCTGACCCGCTGGCCCCGGCGGCCGCGGCGCGGGTCGCCGGGGTCTCGATACCCGATGTGGCCGAACATGCCCGTGACGTCGCCCAGCTCGCCAGGCGGGGGGATCTGGACCTGCTCATCGTGGAAGGGGCCGGAGGTCTGCTGGTGCGCCTGGATGAGTCTGGCGGCACCCAAGCCGACCTCGCCGCGGCGCTCATCGAACAGGGCCTGAAGGTCACGTTCGTCGTGGTCGCCGATCCGGTACTCGGCACGCTCAACCTGTGCGCTCTCACCCAGGAAGCCCTGGATGCACGTGGGCTGCCTTGCGCGGGCTACGTGTTCGGCTCGTGGCCGCAGGATCCACCGCTGGTGTGCGAGCAGAACGTCATCGACCTGCCGCAGGTCACCGGCAAGCCGCTCCTGGGCCGGATCCCCGCCGGGGCGGGGCAGCTGCGCCGCGAAGAGTTCGTCGCGGCCGCGCCATCCTGGCTCACCGACCCGTTCCACAGTCGCTCTGAACCGGGCTCGCCGATGCGCTAG
- a CDS encoding 8-amino-7-oxononanoate synthase: MSPSGNPGLEDFLRQHARRREDLGLVRTLTPRRPSQGLLDLAGNDYLGLLRHPHVIDSAVAAAREHGGGAGASRLVTGHLPLHDELEDALAHHLCAPAALVFSTGYHANLAALSALSDASSLIVSDAHAHASLIDGARLSRAHVEVARHNDVEHVATLLAQRGQRRALIVVESVYSVLGDAAPLVELVELAQVHDATVIVDEAHGLGVVGQRGEGLVAANGLAGHPRVVVTTTLSKALAAQGGAVLAGHRVREHLINAARAFIYDTGLAPASAGAALAALQVLIRQPGLAAQVRTNAQLLAQACGIAPVAGAVLSVPMPGPAQALAAVERAAQAGVRIGCFRPPSTPDGDSRLRLTAHADHSAADLAPALAVLQEVTRG; encoded by the coding sequence ATGAGCCCGAGCGGCAACCCCGGTCTGGAGGACTTCCTTCGGCAGCACGCCCGGCGGCGCGAGGACCTCGGGCTGGTCCGCACCCTCACCCCGCGCCGCCCGAGCCAGGGCCTGCTCGACCTGGCAGGCAACGACTACCTCGGGCTGCTGCGGCATCCGCACGTCATCGACTCCGCGGTGGCTGCCGCCCGGGAACACGGCGGCGGGGCGGGCGCCTCCCGGCTGGTCACCGGCCACCTGCCGCTGCATGACGAACTCGAAGACGCGCTCGCGCACCATCTGTGCGCACCTGCCGCTCTGGTGTTCTCCACCGGATATCACGCCAACCTTGCTGCCTTGTCGGCGCTGAGCGACGCGTCCAGCCTCATCGTCTCCGACGCGCACGCGCACGCCTCCCTCATCGACGGCGCACGGCTCTCTCGCGCCCACGTCGAGGTAGCCCGGCACAACGACGTCGAGCACGTGGCAACGCTGCTGGCACAGCGCGGACAGCGCCGGGCGCTGATCGTCGTCGAGTCCGTCTACAGCGTGCTGGGGGACGCCGCGCCCTTGGTGGAACTGGTTGAGCTCGCCCAAGTGCACGACGCGACGGTGATCGTCGACGAGGCGCACGGGCTGGGCGTGGTGGGGCAGCGTGGCGAAGGCCTGGTCGCTGCCAACGGGCTCGCTGGCCACCCGCGGGTCGTTGTCACGACGACCCTGTCCAAGGCGCTCGCGGCCCAAGGCGGGGCGGTGCTTGCCGGCCACCGGGTGCGCGAGCACCTCATCAACGCGGCGCGCGCCTTCATCTACGACACCGGGCTCGCTCCGGCCTCAGCCGGCGCTGCGCTGGCGGCGTTGCAGGTCCTCATCCGCCAGCCGGGCCTGGCCGCCCAGGTGCGAACCAACGCCCAGCTGCTCGCCCAGGCGTGCGGCATAGCCCCGGTGGCGGGTGCCGTGCTCTCGGTGCCGATGCCCGGGCCTGCGCAGGCGCTGGCTGCGGTCGAGCGCGCCGCCCAGGCCGGGGTGCGAATCGGCTGCTTCCGGCCACCCTCAACCCCCGACGGAGATTCGCGGTTGCGGTTGACCGCGCACGCCGACCACAGCGCCGCCGACCTGGCGCCCGCTCTCGCCGTTCTGCAGGAGGTAACTCGTGGTTGA
- the bioA gene encoding adenosylmethionine--8-amino-7-oxononanoate transaminase, which yields MDRPVSRGAASGENEPVTASLSCDPADPTRAAAVSDSGEVERLLAFDRAHVWHPYSSALRPSVMQFAESASGVRLRLRINEGRDSVEVIDAMASWWCAIHGYGVPELDEAARRQLDSMSHVMFGGITHAPAVRLAQQLIDLAPGAPDRKPDGAAVEDDNRLQHVFFADSGSVSVEVALKAAWQYHALTGTPRRRIFTIRGGYHGDTFGAMSVCDPVGGMHSLFTGVLPEQIFAPRPPAGVDRALDDPELLEWERATRALYAAHADDIAGVICEPVLQGAGGMHAYSPHAVRVLAELAASNDALFILDEIATGFGRTGTFWAADRCDVVPDILCVGKALTGGYASMAAMLCTPKVARGVSAEPAGALMHGPTFMGNPMVAAIAGASLSLLQRDDPLARVARIEDGLTAALAPAKEFASVSDVRTLGAVGVIQLREPVDAARVAAVALDHGVWVRPFRDCVYTMPPFVTEPEDIASIGAALVEAVGQVHGR from the coding sequence ATGGACAGGCCGGTCAGCCGCGGTGCGGCCAGCGGCGAGAATGAGCCGGTGACCGCTTCGCTCTCCTGTGACCCTGCCGACCCCACCCGAGCCGCCGCTGTCTCCGACAGCGGGGAGGTCGAACGGCTGCTCGCCTTCGACCGCGCCCATGTCTGGCACCCGTACTCCTCGGCGCTGCGACCCAGCGTCATGCAGTTCGCCGAGTCGGCCAGCGGGGTGCGGCTGCGGCTGCGGATCAACGAGGGCCGCGACAGCGTCGAGGTCATCGACGCGATGGCCTCCTGGTGGTGCGCTATTCACGGGTACGGGGTGCCTGAACTCGACGAGGCTGCTCGGCGCCAGTTGGACTCGATGAGCCATGTGATGTTCGGGGGCATCACGCACGCTCCGGCAGTTCGGCTGGCCCAGCAGCTCATTGACTTGGCTCCGGGGGCGCCGGACCGCAAACCGGACGGCGCCGCAGTCGAGGACGACAACCGCCTTCAACACGTCTTCTTCGCCGATTCCGGCTCGGTGTCGGTGGAGGTCGCGCTCAAGGCCGCCTGGCAATACCACGCGCTCACCGGCACCCCGCGGCGGCGCATCTTCACCATCCGCGGCGGCTACCACGGCGACACCTTCGGGGCGATGAGTGTGTGCGACCCGGTAGGCGGAATGCACAGCCTGTTCACCGGCGTACTCCCGGAGCAGATCTTCGCGCCCCGTCCACCGGCCGGGGTGGACCGTGCCCTGGACGACCCGGAACTCCTGGAATGGGAGCGCGCCACCCGGGCCCTGTACGCAGCGCACGCCGACGACATCGCGGGCGTCATCTGCGAACCGGTGCTGCAAGGCGCCGGTGGCATGCATGCATACAGCCCGCATGCCGTGCGGGTGCTGGCCGAGCTCGCAGCCTCCAACGACGCGCTGTTCATCCTCGACGAGATCGCTACCGGATTCGGGCGCACCGGCACCTTCTGGGCCGCCGACCGCTGTGATGTCGTGCCCGACATCCTGTGCGTGGGTAAGGCGTTGACCGGCGGCTACGCCTCGATGGCGGCGATGCTGTGCACGCCGAAAGTGGCACGCGGCGTCAGCGCCGAGCCCGCCGGGGCACTCATGCACGGGCCGACGTTCATGGGCAACCCGATGGTGGCCGCGATCGCCGGCGCCAGCCTGTCGCTGCTGCAGCGCGACGACCCGCTTGCTCGGGTAGCCCGGATCGAAGACGGGCTCACCGCGGCGTTGGCCCCGGCCAAGGAGTTCGCCTCTGTCTCCGACGTGCGCACCCTGGGCGCGGTCGGCGTGATCCAACTGCGCGAACCCGTCGACGCGGCCCGGGTCGCCGCGGTAGCGCTGGACCACGGCGTGTGGGTGCGCCCGTTCCGCGACTGCGTCTACACGATGCCGCCGTTCGTCACCGAACCGGAAGATATCGCCAGCATCGGAGCCGCCCTGGTGGAAGCGGTCGGGCAGGTGCACGGACGATGA